TTCAAGCTCATACTGTTCTCTCCTACTGGGTAAACTCGCTGTACAATTCGACAAATTCACTAACATTTGAATATAGCGTTTCTATCTCTTCTATTACTACTTCGTCTAGGCTCTTAGTGGATAAAGCACCAAAAGCGATGTAGTAATCTTGATCACCAATATGCTTAATGCCAATAGCTGATAAAGGTAATAAGTGATGAGTGCGTAAAATCAAGGCATTCAGTTTGGCGCTATCAGTTACGACCTCGCAGCCAAATAGCACAACTTCAATAAGCATTTGT
The Agarivorans aestuarii DNA segment above includes these coding regions:
- a CDS encoding DUF2170 family protein, yielding MSWNSASLELLAKAHPDWTVDNDGGCLCITNDEGIDAFAYIGEQQMLIEVVLFGCEVVTDSAKLNALILRTHHLLPLSAIGIKHIGDQDYYIAFGALSTKSLDEVVIEEIETLYSNVSEFVELYSEFTQ